In a genomic window of Diadema setosum chromosome 3, eeDiaSeto1, whole genome shotgun sequence:
- the LOC140246592 gene encoding histone H2B.1, embryonic-like produces the protein MAPPSGQVAKKGSKKAAKAPRPNADKKRHTGISSRAMSIMNSFVNDIFERIAAEAARLGQYNKKSTISSREVQTAVRLLLPGELAKHAVSEGTKAVTKYTTSK, from the exons ATGGCTCCTCCATCCGGACAAGTTGCCAAGAAGGGTTCCAAGAAAGCTGCCAAGGCTCCCCGGCCCAATGCCGACAAGAAGAGgc atactggaatttcGAGTCGCGCCATGTCCATCATGAACAGCTTCGTCAACGACATTTTCGAACGCATCGCCGCCGAAGCTGCACGTCTCGGTCAGTACAACAAGAAGTCGACCATCAGCAGCCGTGAAGTGCAGACCGCAGTGCGCCTCCTTCTCCCCGGAGAACTGGCAAAGCACGCCGTCAGCGAGGGCACCAAAGCTGTCACCAAGTACACTACATCCAAGTAG